One Nicotiana tomentosiformis chromosome 1, ASM39032v3, whole genome shotgun sequence genomic window, atggccatgcgatcgcgtacaggcttatgcgatcgcgtagcacaatttcAGTGCTTCaggcttctgcctcattccttctacgcgatcgcagcttggtcctcgcgttcgcagtGCCTTAGTTTTTCCAACTGTGCAACCACATAcaatactatgcgatcgcatagtacacATTTTCATCCGTTCTcaacaagccttcgcgatcgcggatgaagaaacgcgatcgcgattaaggaaaccagaactagaaataccagatttttctaaagtttcaaaacacccgtagcctatctgaaactcacccgagccctcggggctccaaaccaaacatgcacacaagtcctaaaacatcatacgaactttcttgcgcgatcaaatcgccaaaataatacctagaactacgaatcggacaccaaatcaaatgaaattttcaagaaaactttaaaacttatatttttacaaccggacgtccgaatcacgtcaaatcaaatctgtttctcaccaattttggcagacaagtcataaatattatagtggacctataccgcactccgaaaccaaaatacggatccggtgtcaataaatccgacatcagtaaattcttaaaaatcattaaactttcaaacttttaatttttcatcaaaattttatatctcgggctagggacctcgaaatttaatttcgggcatacgcccaagtttcaaatcacaatacggacctacaggAATTATTAAAACACTGATCCAAatatgtttgctcaaaatgttgaccaaagtcaactcaattgagttttaaagctctatttcacattttaatccatttttcatataaaaacttttcggaaaattatacggactgtacatgcaagtcgaggaatgataaatagtactttttcaaggttttagaatacagaattacttattaaatttaaagatgacactttgggtcatcacacgagtgccgagtgctgagtgattgagagaaatgagtgactgtgaggaatgaatgactgtgaggaaagagtgactgtgaggttggagtgaatgtgAGGAAAAAGTGATTGTtaccctgagaggatgcattgatttcattattgctgcacttcagctgtcatttatcactattttggaaatttcgaaaaaatattattttttgttaaagtcaaatttgatatgaaattactatgaaattttaaatgttgaacttgaaagcatgcctacccttttatgttggaaagtactgtatttggacttagctgagaagctcgtcactatttttagttccttatttattattgttacttgctgagttggttgtactcatactacaccctgcacttcgtgtgcagatccaggtgatctcgGACACGGGGAGTGTTTATTCTTTCACAGAGTTGATTTTTCCGAAGATTCACAGGTAgttgccatgtttcgcagaccatGTCTTTCCTTCCCTATcctcttgtttattgtatttggtctcagatcaTTATAGACCTTTTTTtctagacttgtaatgtatagatgctcatgtactcagtgacaccggattttaggaGTGTATTTGTATCTGTAATTGTGAGATCTTTTATTAAATTCAATTAATATGTTTTCAGACTTAAAAAAAatatgggttattgatgttgtcggcttgcctagtactgagataggcgtcatcacgataggtgtgattttgggtcgtgacgacaataaagataataaaatcgcataaaataaatattatgaattagtcataatgaaaacaaacataatttaaaattatgactaataagtactattatttacatgactaaccactaaaagaaaaataagttatacattttatctaaacatggaaaaactaaaaaatagatatccaatactattttcattcatagtacaattgaattgaatgtcttttattagtattagtattgatttgattttggtttagaattttttgagttactaacatttatggactataaaacctATTGGAGCATCAaaaaattataagtccaagcttgaaataatacgttaaaagataaaactataaaAAAGCTTaagaatatttataaactacactaccataaatatttttatgtattaaatatatttaaaacttctatgcATATAATATCGGGTTGGTTTAGTTTCGgcttgactttttttagttaaaaccaaaccaaaccaaatatggtcgggttttgtttttccaacaccaaactaaatcaaacaaaatcatagtcgggttttttttctcggtttgactcggattatcgggttggtgcggtttgtcggtttcatttgtacacccctagctATAAGCATAGTTAAGTGATTTTTCTATTACAAACAAAAGAAAGATGACTTTACTAGAAAATTTCGTATAATTGAGTGACCATTTAAGTAATGGACTCGAAGAATTTTTTATAGCAACACGATGACATACTTAAAATTATAAGTTTCAATAGTTTTTCATTCTTTTAAATATCTTTCGAGTCAAATTGCaataaattgaaatagagggagtaaGGGAACTAGGAAGTTCTTATTTTCCTGGCCAGCCTTGACAGTCCAAGAAAAAGCATCATAGATAACCCAAATATCACTCCAATTAAATGTTCCTGAAATTTCCAAAAGATAAAGACAAGTCAGATATATTTGAGGATTTGACATATATTTTGGATTGGGAAATGATTTCCATGTGGAAAGAAAACTCAGAGGGTAGGTTTATTTTTATAGTACCATGATAATTATGAAGACATAGACTTCCCTCGTCCACTTACTATTATTTTTAGTTCTATATATCTATTTGCTGTGTCAAAATAAAGAGACACACAAAAAGCATGTGTAAGTTTTTTCCCTGTTATAAAGATGAATCTATATATTTAGATAACATTAAGCTAAAAATATATTCTCTCCACACATTGAAGTGAATCAATATAATGGACGTGGCAATATGTACCAACGTATGGATGCTACACATGGCCACCTCCAAAAGACCTCCGTCATCTACTTTTTTAATTTCCTCTTTCAGCCGAGGAAAGCCAAAAGCCAGCTGCCTCTCTACCAAAACTGAACCATCACCTAATCAGTACTCTGCTATTTCATCTTCAGATCAAAATCCCACTAGACGTTCAGGGAATTACCAACCTACTATGTGGGATTTTGAGTATATTCAGTCCATACACAATGATTATGCGGTAAAATAATTTGTTTAGCACATATTCATGTTATTCAATATAATTATCTGCATTATTAATTCGTTGTAATATCATTCAAAAGATTACGTAGCTGATCATCAATTGTAAATGTGTTGCGTAGGGAGAGAAGTATATGAAGCGTTTTAACGAACTGAAGGAGGAAATGAAGAAGATGATAATGGCTGAGGGATCACAAGAGTTAGAGAAGTTGGAGCTGATTGATAATTTACAAAGGTTTGGAGTTAGTTACCACTTCAAGCATGAAATCATGCAAATTTTGAGCAACATAAACCAGCACACTTCAGCCACAAGAGATTCATTATACGTCACAGCTCTGAAATTTAGACTCTTGAGAGAACATGGTTTTCATATCTCTCAAGGTAATGTTTTTGCCAAATCAATTTCCTTCTTCTTTCATGCATCTGATATTTGGTCATtttatttaatttcttccttGTGTTTTAGATATACTGTACGATTTCAAGGATGAGCAGGGTAACCTCAAGCAGAGTCTCTGTAAAGATACAAAAGGATTGTTACAATTATATGAAGCTTCATTCCTCTTTGACGAAACTGAAAGCACTTTTTTAGAGTGTGCAAATAAATTCGCAATGTCACATCTACAGAATTATTATCTCAAGAATAAATATAATAGGAGTAATCAAGACAATCCGACAGTCGCATTAGTGGGCCATGCACTGAAACTTCCTTTGTATTGGATGATGTTGAGAGTTGAGACAAGTTGGTACCTTAACATTTATGAGAATATTTCAAATGCTAATCCTCTTCTGCTGGAGCTGGCCAAGTTGGACTTCAACATTGTTCAAGCAACACATCAAGAAGATTTGAAAATCCTGTCAAGGTGACTAGATATATATCTTGTTTAAGTGACTAATCTTTATATATTTATGAGAGTTGTTCTCATTTTGCACCCCTAAGGTATGTCCTCTTCTATGATTCGCACCATATCTTAGTATTATTTTTAATGAATTAAaccttattttcttgaaaaataataatattattttcaaatTATCTGCAAGGTCAAAACAAGAAAAATAGTTATACAGAAGAAAAACGTAAGTGATAATGTATGAAATCTGGATGGTGAGAATTATATTAACAACAACAGCAATAACtcagtgtaatctcacaagtgaggtctggggagagTAGGGTGTGGTGAGAATTATATTAACAACAACAGCAATAACtcagtgtaatctcacaagtgaggtctggggagagtaggatgtacgcagccttacccctaccccggaagggcagagagactgtttctgatagaccctcccTCGACTAAAAAAAGATGAAAGAAGCACTGATAGCAAATAATAATCATACAAGATATATATTTAGAAAACTAAATCCAAGAATACAAAAGAGAAGATGACAGGAGTACTGGTAGCAAGTAATAACAGTACAAGATATGTCGTGATAACAAACTAAGGGAGTACTGATGGCAAGTAATAACAATACAAGATATGTGGTAATAACAGACTAACGATAAAAGGGATACCATACCAACGGTAATACTATTGAACAAATAAAGACAAAGGGGaacgctcgactacctactaaccttctacccttaattctcgacctccacaccttcctgtcaagggtcatgtcctcggttagctCAAGTTGCGCCATGTCCCTCCCGATCACCTGTCCACAAGACTTCTTTGGCCTTTCTCTACCCTTCCTCACACCCCCCAAGGCCAACCTATCACACCTCCTGACTGGGGCATCTGCGCTTCTCCTtttaacatgcccgaaccatcttagCCTCGCCTCTCGCATCTTTTCCTCCACAGGGACCACTaccaccttgtcccgaataacttcattcctaattctaTCTAACCAaatatgcccacacatccatctcaacatctttATTTCAACTACTTTCATCTACTGgacatgggagttcttgactggccggCACTTTGCCTTATACAatatagtcggtctaaccactaccttgtagaacttacctttaagtctcaTTGGCACATTTTTATCGCACAAGATATCGAAAGCGAGCCTCCACTTCGTCCACCCTACTCCGATAAgatgtgtgacatcctcatcaatctctccatcaCTCTAAATAAcagacccaagatacttgaaactctcCCTCTTAGGAATGAGTTGcgtatcaagcctcacatccccGTCTGCTTCCTGGATAACACCGCTGAACTTGCattccaagtattctgtcttggtcctgctcaacttgaaacctttagactcaagggTATGCCTCCAGACCTCGAGCCTCTCGTTAATACCACCCCgcatctcatcaatcagaactatgtcgtTTGCAAATAACATAAACCAAAGCATCTCACCTTGAATTATATTAAGTTCATCTGAAATAAAAGGAAgtctttttttaatttctacaatatattttattacttatattttgatgttatttctcTTTCCAAGGGCTAAGAAtatgttttaattattattttcacAAATGCCTCTGATTAGTGTTTTATCCCTTAATGTGGGTGGGATGTTCCGGCACCAATCCAAATTTAGCCGGGCCTAATGTGGATACTAGAAAGTGGAAGAAAAAAAGGTTTAATTTGGAGGAGTTGAGATACTCTCTAATACCTTAAATATTTATCTAAgaatatgtgaaatatatttgATCCAATAATTACTTTGGTAGTTAAAAATTTATTATACTATCAATATATAGATTTAAAATCGATTATTTAGAAATTAATATGCCTGATAATTTCTCTCATACAACATTAGTTTTCATGTAAAGATGGTGGAAGAGCACACGCCTTGCAGAAAAGTTGTCATTTTCAAGGGATAGACTGGTGGAGGCTTTATTTTTTGCAGTGGGGATAATATTTGAGCCTCAGCACAGCTACTGCCGAAGAACGTTGACAAAAGTCATTGCTTTTGTTGCAGTCATAGATGATATTTATGATGCTTATGGCACACCTGATGAGTTGGAAGTCTTCACTAATGCTATTGAAAGGTAAACTTTAGGGAAGCAGTAAATTTGATATATTCATTTGCTCATTGGTTAACTAtactaattaattaattgtttcGCTGTCTAGAACGGTTTAACGGAAGACATGTGCCTTTAATTACGACTTTTACAAAGAAAATTGGAGAAATTACTCCGTTACTGATTTtctaataattaaatataaattCAGATGGGAGACAGAAGCAATGGAACAACTTCCAGATTATATGAAAGTATGTTATCTTGAGCTCTTcaatacaaccaatgaaatagTTTATGAGGTTCTCAATGAGAAAGGGATCAACATTCTACCCTACCTTATAAAATCTGTAAGATTCATTATACTTGAGAGTTATTCTAATTTCTTCATTCTCTTTCTCGTTTTCTGAACCACTTgcattttttaaaattatgggttcattGTTGAAATTTCACATTTATATTTATGTTTTATGTCAAAACTGATAGATTTAGTTGAATCTATTAAATCCATGCTACATCTTTTATTTGAGACAAGTTATTAATTAGTGGGCAGATTTGTGCAAATCTTACCTACAAGAAGCAAGGTGGTACTACAATGGATATACGCCAACTCTGGAAGAATACATGAATAATGCATGGATCTCAGTTGCAGTTCCTATGGTATTAGTACATGTTTTCCCCCTTGCTACCAATCCAGTTACCAAAGAGGCATTTGAATCCTTAAGCAAATATCCTGACATAATTCGCTGGTCTGCTATAATTTTTCGTTTCGCCGACGATTTGGGGACATCATCGGTATGCTTTTATACCTTTCTCTCGTATAAAACTTACTTATATTTGACTCTTGAATTGAGATTATTTGAATGATATATTTGAATGGAGACATTGTGATCAgaaatagccagatttataaaTGACAATTGAAACATAGTCACACTTTAAAAAGTAAtagaaatttagtcacttttacatgtaaagataaaatttgaacaaaaatacccttaaaagtccggaaaaattccagcataatatgctagaattcaaatttttttacatatgagattccaacataatgtgctggagttccaacataatatgttagAATACGCAGAAGCTTCATGATCCAggatattatgctggaacttttcgtgtgctggaattccaacataatatgctaaaGTTTATACGGAGGAGATCCATAATTTAGCATATTATGTTGTTACTTTCTATGTTTCAGCAAAATAGTAGCTAATTTTTAATGAATTTATAAATGcttctatttttcaattaccagtctgAAAACTGCATATGTGCTATTTTTAAGGACAAAAGTATACATATTTTCAACGCTGAAATTGTTTGGCcttcaaaataaatataataaatagaTGTAATAAATTCTATATATATGTCTCGATTCATTTAATTTATCTATTTCCTATAATTAATTCAGAAAGAATTGAGGAGGGGTGACGTTCCCAAGTCTATTCAGTATTACATGAACGAAAAGGGAGCTTCAGAAGAAGAGGCAAGAGAACACATAAGACTTCCTATAAAGGAGATATGGAAACTCCTGATAAACACAGCTCAAAGGGAGAACTCATTATTTTCTGAAACATTCATTGGATGTGCAGTAAATATTGTAAGAACGGGTCAAATC contains:
- the LOC108948581 gene encoding (-)-camphene/tricyclene synthase, chloroplastic-like, with product MDVAICTNVWMLHMATSKRPPSSTFLISSFSRGKPKASCLSTKTEPSPNQYSAISSSDQNPTRRSGNYQPTMWDFEYIQSIHNDYAGEKYMKRFNELKEEMKKMIMAEGSQELEKLELIDNLQRFGVSYHFKHEIMQILSNINQHTSATRDSLYVTALKFRLLREHGFHISQDILYDFKDEQGNLKQSLCKDTKGLLQLYEASFLFDETESTFLECANKFAMSHLQNYYLKNKYNRSNQDNPTVALVGHALKLPLYWMMLRVETSWYLNIYENISNANPLLLELAKLDFNIVQATHQEDLKILSRWWKSTRLAEKLSFSRDRLVEALFFAVGIIFEPQHSYCRRTLTKVIAFVAVIDDIYDAYGTPDELEVFTNAIERWETEAMEQLPDYMKVCYLELFNTTNEIVYEVLNEKGINILPYLIKSWADLCKSYLQEARWYYNGYTPTLEEYMNNAWISVAVPMVLVHVFPLATNPVTKEAFESLSKYPDIIRWSAIIFRFADDLGTSSKELRRGDVPKSIQYYMNEKGASEEEAREHIRLPIKEIWKLLINTAQRENSLFSETFIGCAVNIVRTGQIIYQHGDGHGIQNFEIKNRISKLFFEPILTSIT